aacagtatataatttttttttaatatataaataaaaaatatgtatatataaaatgaagTACGgaagtaaataaaatataaagtgagtaaataaattaatataaagaaaaaattaaatacgTAAGATATAAATACCAAGCATCGAATACCCAGGTGCTGCAAATATTAGTGTTTTacattcattatatatttccaacagcatattatacataaataactTATAGTGTATTCCTTCTTTTAACATAAgttctaaaaaaaaaaaaaaacgttgGAATATGAAAGCAGGAAACAGTcgtaatatttattatatataaatgtggTATAAAATCGTATACGAATAATAACGAATGTTTTTTGTTGTGAATTGCAGaggaaattaaaaatgtataataaaattattcgTATTTGACtaaacaattatatatatatatattaaaaatattatatatataatgaagaaCTCTGAATTTGAAGTCAATTCAAATTCACAGGGAGAAGAATTAAATGAAGATGATGTTagtatatgcattttaaataaattaaatttaatttttaataacaatattaaaTCTATATCACAAGATgatgataaattaattgAAAACGAAGCAAATCAAAAGGAAAAAACTGATGAGATAAGTGAAGATAATACAGAAAGTAATGATATAACTGCAGAAAACGCGGttgataaacaaaataaaattataaaaaataatagtttaAATACTGTTgaccaaaataataatgcatataacgaaggaataaataattcgAACAGCCTtgattcaaataataatacaaataatgagGTTACTGGTACAAATACGATTGGCAGCCAAAATATAGCTAACAAAAAAAGCGGTTTAAATATTGCcgattcaaataataatatatatagcgaaggagtaaataatttaaatgcgCTTGAATCAAACAACAACAATGCATGTTGcaatattgataaaaatatcacGACAATAAGTAATATCAATGGAAGTAGTACTAATGTTAGTGGTAGTAGCAAACCTCCCATTGATAGAAACAACCCTAATATTGTAGATATAAATGACACACATGTAGATGagcaaaataattttttaaatttgattGAAAGAGAGTGTTCCACAATTTCTATTATAGGTAATGGTAACAATACAGATAATACAGTTAGGGAtggtaataatatagaCAATATTAGCAGTGATCTTAATGCGAGAAATATCAGCATTATTAATCAATTGAAAAGAGAAAACTTATCTGAAAATACGAACATTATAAGCATCGGCgatttatataaactaAGTGATGATGGTGTGTTAAATATTGAAtctatattgaaaaaaaaaaacctTGGAGAACTATTAGCAGGGgaaaataattgtaataataatattaataaaaaaaatgaaagatggaaaagatatataaaatgtattgAACCATTTTTAGATGTTCAtacaataattaatttaagtCAAACATGtaaatttttgtataaaagaaaatacaaaGTATGGAATAATagattaatatttaatagcTATTTAGGTTACAATCCTAAAGTattgtatgcatatgtattcCCAACAATTTATAGGCATATTCATAGGTCTGTTAGAAGACGACTTTGCTTAGATTTTACTCTTTGTACTTTAATTAAAGATATAACAGTTACTAATATATTGAATcagatatataattttgattcattaaatacaaaacatttatttatttataatttacaagaaatatattttgattattgCCATAATTTAACTGATAAAACTTTAGAAGTTTTAGCACAAACAAGGCTGCCTTCATTGAAAACGTTAAGTATTAAATGTGTccgaaataaatatttaacatGTGCACCTTTAACTGTTATGCTAAAGAAGAGAAATTGGCCAATctttacaaattttatttgttcattttcaaattcGTGGTTGGAaccaatttttattatatctaaTTTTATAGTTAATAGAgcaaataatcaaaatcatttaatttaccataaattaaaaaatttaagaaaaactttagaaaatatgaaaaattttgatagtGCCCATAATAATGTTAATACATCTTTGGGTACTTCGATAGAtgaaagtaataaaaaaattattaatgaaaataataaatataattttatgagTTTGCAAAGTTGTGTAGATGCAAGTAGCttatacaaattaaatataaatgattattCATCTACTACTAAcaatcataataataataataataaaaaattcaaatcaGTACTTATCAGTGAAACTGAATTTAGTATTAGTCAATctgaaacaaataataattttagcctttttaataatttcctATATAACACTATGAGGCATTTTGGATATTCATCAAGGctttcaaataattttaattataaagattataataatacctatccacaaaaaaattctaaTGTAAATAGAAAGGATGACACAAATAATTCCCATAGCTCAAACGGAAGTGTATCTAACAATAATAGTAATGTTAACAATTCCATGAGCAATTTTATGGGTACTACCTCGAAAAAGAATGTAAATGTGCCTATAAATATTGATacaaataatgtaaatgcAAGTGAACAAGGCccaaatgaaataaataaacaaagcAATATGGACGATCTTCCTCCTGCTGAGCATTCAGTATCGGCCGGAAAGCTTCATATATCTTCGGGAAGCAATGCTAATATTGGATGTGATGGAAATGCTGCATCCATAATTTCAAAATCTGAGTTTAACATAAATGCTGACAATACTATTTGTGAAATGAAAGGAGAAACAAATGATGATGAGAAGGATGCAAATAATTGTAGTAAAAATCCTATAGTTgaagaaattgaaaatatgatCCAAAATAGTGATAATAAAGGAAATGATTCCTTTTCATGCACATGCAAAATGGGAAATAGTGATGAGGCTCTTACACagttagaaaataaaagaagtaaaagaaaaagtcGAGATGAAGAATTTcttgaaaatgatgaagaagaGAAAAAAGTTCCTAAAATAAgagatgaagaaaaaaaactgGATGATAAGGAATGTTCatcatttgaaaaaaatgatgaaaaatcaAATTCTGAAGAATATACAGAAGATAGTTTACTACAATATGATATTGATACAAAagagaatataaaaaataaaaattatgtgaAAAAAGATTTAAccgatgaaaaaaaaaataaaaatagtattaataataaaaaaagcaaattattaacagcagaaaatatattttgtatgaatatattacataataatgtaaatacatttgatgaagaagaagaagatgATGATGACGACGAAGAAAACAATTTGAATAAATGTAAATGTAATGGAAAttcatgtatatatacgcctgatgaaataaattttaaatgtaATTGTGATGATTGTCCATTTGCTAatggatataaaaatttaattactGTCGATGATCCATATATACAATCCCATTTTGTTCAACCTAATCTAGATATTTTAGGATCATGGGGTAGTAAGTGTTTTTTAGAAAGTATAGGATTAgacatatatgtaaaagGTTACAGTGttgcattaaaaaatgaaaacgtAAAAATTTGCGTTAAgttaagtaaaaaaatccAAGATGAATTATACGAATTAAGTAAaagtgaaaaatataaaaataataatttagtatatttattaagaGATAAAGGTAGCGAACTTTTATCAAATACACCATTAACCATTGAAACTGATGAAAATGGCGGAATCGATATATGGACTTTACCAATATCTTTAGCTATTAGTAAGAAGAAtagatatttattttatttagtttTAAAAGGAGGAGCAAAGGTTGATATCTG
This genomic interval from Plasmodium chabaudi chabaudi strain AS genome assembly, chromosome: 11 contains the following:
- a CDS encoding ankyrin-repeat protein, putative, with the protein product MKNSEFEVNSNSQGEELNEDDVSICILNKLNLIFNNNIKSISQDDDKLIENEANQKEKTDEISEDNTESNDITAENAVDKQNKIIKNNSLNTVDQNNNAYNEGINNSNSLDSNNNTNNEVTGTNTIGSQNIANKKSGLNIADSNNNIYSEGVNNLNALESNNNNACCNIDKNITTISNINGSSTNVSGSSKPPIDRNNPNIVDINDTHVDEQNNFLNLIERECSTISIIGNGNNTDNTVRDGNNIDNISSDLNARNISIINQLKRENLSENTNIISIGDLYKLSDDGVLNIESILKKKNLGELLAGENNCNNNINKKNERWKRYIKCIEPFLDVHTIINLSQTCKFLYKRKYKVWNNRLIFNSYLGYNPKVLYAYVFPTIYRHIHRSVRRRLCLDFTLCTLIKDITVTNILNQIYNFDSLNTKHLFIYNLQEIYFDYCHNLTDKTLEVLAQTRLPSLKTLSIKCVRNKYLTCAPLTVMLKKRNWPIFTNFICSFSNSWLEPIFIISNFIVNRANNQNHLIYHKLKNLRKTLENMKNFDSAHNNVNTSLGTSIDESNKKIINENNKYNFMSLQSCVDASSLYKLNINDYSSTTNNHNNNNNKKFKSVLISETEFSISQSETNNNFSLFNNFLYNTMRHFGYSSRLSNNFNYKDYNNTYPQKNSNVNRKDDTNNSHSSNGSVSNNNSNVNNSMSNFMGTTSKKNVNVPINIDTNNVNASEQGPNEINKQSNMDDLPPAEHSVSAGKLHISSGSNANIGCDGNAASIISKSEFNINADNTICEMKGETNDDEKDANNCSKNPIVEEIENMIQNSDNKGNDSFSCTCKMGNSDEALTQLENKRSKRKSRDEEFLENDEEEKKVPKIRDEEKKLDDKECSSFEKNDEKSNSEEYTEDSLLQYDIDTKENIKNKNYVKKDLTDEKKNKNSINNKKSKLLTAENIFCMNILHNNVNTFDEEEEDDDDDEENNLNKCKCNGNSCIYTPDEINFKCNCDDCPFANGYKNLITVDDPYIQSHFVQPNLDILGSWGSKCFLESIGLDIYVKGYSVALKNENVKICVKLSKKIQDELYELSKSEKYKNNNLVYLLRDKGSELLSNTPLTIETDENGGIDIWTLPISLAISKKNRYLFYLVLKGGAKVDIWDYLGKSPLYIACENECKEFVEVLIDERRNRKKKNNLMQCCSKSLYNIDRDDSIGNCQGKNASADDLNKKISYSNEDNKKMGGTELGKGVDPETVSNGNNINSNNNSANNTNDNNINGNNSVINNGENLKRIGSIDTLKNEPRCETRNDVSSLWGIYHNSNDRNNGNNNINKNSIEKRLNEKINETQKDNNINEKESPNKESVANNLSIDINCSYEINNSYDFDAPNFEGIKKNDNLNHLCISPYGNKCDNYYVTYPIDIENGYIPLNIAIKKKNFSIVNSLVESGERLDIKCPYVRDYKSPLYLACENNISEIIQLLLEKKANPNWCYHNKFTPILLAYNLNKAWVNHFLDAGAGEKACDRHILTELISCAIFKKDLSTVQLLLKKYPQLLQKGHKLWSLPFIQAAKLERLNILKYLYSLKKEIINQLDANNVLSPIHAAAEEGNVEIIKFLIENDVNINLTNKYHQNALHIACLENQEKVAQLLIANNVDVNCKDNINGECPLMICIRTRNENLAMLILNESKNINYNLTNIHGETSLIYSIFYGLYDVADILMTRGADASVRDINGDKSYNVACERVLSNRACKHVLKKFLKLYRSQNKNFLPQKNKINKKNKFYQSYQTINQSFFSIFRIKKEQKDKKDISYSIDNESVH